Genomic window (Bacteroidota bacterium):
ACTACTTTCTCGCGTTTGTTTGTAAAACTTCGTGCCGATGCCAATGGCCGTGAGTGGCGACCCGATGTAGTGAATACGCAAATGGATCCCGATAATATTGTTACTTTTCCCGTTACTTATTTTAGCAAAAACGATTCACTCAATTTTGTAAATCCTACCAGTGGTTTATATAATAATAATGGTATCGCAACATTATGGCATAGTCATTATGTGGAAGAATATGTTTTTAGATGGAACGGAACTTATTATAGTAATAAATTTAATCGTGTAAATTTTGGAACAGAAATGAAGTTTCAAGAACTGCAATGGATTGACGTAAACCGCCCGTGGGTTGGGGCTCCCATACAATTAGCCAATGGGCAATATACACAAAGTTTTCGCCTAGGCGACAATAGTGATATATGGAAAGTGAATGTACAACGCGGTGGTTTTTTTGTTACTGATAAAATAAAATACAAAGGATTAATTGCAGATTTGGGTTTGCGTTTCGAATATTGGGCACCAGGTAAATATGTAGATGCAGCCATTGCAAATCCCAATGCTCCTATATTAGAACAAGTGCGACAAGATTATATAAAAAGCACGGTAAAATTATTCGACAGAAGATATAAGTTTAGGATGTTGCCACGCATTGCTGCTTCTTTCCCAATCCGCGATAAGCAAATGTTATATTTCAATTATGGGCATACTACTATATTGCCACACCCCAGTTATATATATGCAGGATTAAATCCATTATATACCGATCGTTCTACCATTGCACGATTGGGAAATCCAAATCTCAATCCCGAAGTTGATATAAGTTATGAGATAGGATTGCGAAGTGAAATTACGTCAAACGATGCACTAAATGTATCGGCATATATGAAAGATAAATACGATTTTGTAACTTCAGCCTCTGTATTAATTCCTGATGCAACGGGTCGTATGGTAAGCCGTACACTCCGCATCAATAGCGACTATGCACGTATGCGTGGCATTGAAGTAACTTATATAAAACGTATCAAAAATCGTTTGGTGGGGCAAGCATCTATATCATATATGATAGCAACAGGGCAAAGCTCGTCGGCTAACGAAGCGTTGAAGGAATTATTGGCCACAGGTGCACGCGAAGATACCAAAGAATTTTACCTTGCATGGGACCGACCTATCGATGCAAAAATGAATCTCACTTATAAAGTTGCCGATAAAAAAGGTTTATGGAATAATCGTTTCAATCGTTTTGCATTATATGCCGAAATGAACTACCGGTCGGGCCGTCGTTATACGCCTTATATATCGCAAGGCAACGAACCTATTACCAATCGTCCTATATTTGTACAAGATCCCAATCCCGATGCTAAGTTTAGCAAGCTAGGTACTTCATGGTTTTGGATTGATATGAATTTTAGGAAATGGTGGACGGTTAAAAAAACACAAATTGCGTTCACTTTTGAAATCACAAATATATTAAATAATAGAAACGCCACTATAATAAATCCTGTAACAGGCACTGCCTACAAATCAGGCCAAAATGTTCCCACTGAGTGGCAAGACCCACGTTACATAGATCCTCGTGACCCACGCAGCAGCGGCCTTCCTCCCCTTGATCCTTCTCGCTATTCGGAGCAAAGACATTATATGGTTGGGGTGTTGGTGAAGTTTTAGGGGAGTATAAAGTATATAGTATAAAGTAGCTCACGCGTATATATTTATTTACGAATTATTATACTTTTAAATCTACTAGAAAAGTTGTGTTTGGAAGACTTCCCCTCTTGCCTGCTCCGCTTATTGCGGGGAGAGGGGAGTGCGTTTTGGATGTGGGAGGCGAGGGTGTGTCTTACTAAAAGTATAAAGTAGTTGATGCGAACTAGTTTTCGTTTACCTTTGGTTGGTTCGCCGCGGCGAATCACCAAGCACAATATTTTTCACTAAGCTTATCTATATATTATATCAATTCTTAAACTAAAATAGTTCTCCGCCTGTGGCGGATTTAGTTTGTAGAATGGTAATGCCGAACTACAATACATTTAGTCCCTTTCTTTTGGACTATTATATATTGAGTTTCGGTATTATTTTGGGGCGTGCCGCCGAAGCGGCGTCGGGCTATATGCCTTATCCCGCTATCTAGCGGGATGCCGGCTTCTATCCCTTACGCGGCCGCACATAGCATAGCCACAATCGGGAATTCGCCACGGCAAATGTGACTTGTTCGGCCTTATTTAGCGTTTCTAACGCGACACAAATCAAATATTAATATAATTTCGCTTCAGCCCAATACCGTATATTCCTTACGCTATTTCATCTTAAATTATGAACGGCAAATTTGAAGAATAATTGTGTTATTTGAGCAATGCATTTATATATACCTATAATCAGTCTCGTTATATATAAAAGATAGGTAAAAAAATGGCTATATTGAATAAGTCCCTTCAGCAACGATATTTCTACTACCGCTTCTTCCTAGGCCTCCGCACATTCACCTTACTATTCTTCGCAGATTTTTCATGAAATGCAGGGCCAGGAACATGCTGAGTAGACTTCTTAAGTTTGATAGTTTTCATTTTCACTACAGGCTCTTCTTCTCTAATAATTTTATCGGAAATTTCTAAGTTTTCGGGAACCGATAATTGAGGAATATCATAGTTCATTAATTTCTGTATAGCTTCCAAATTTTCTAGTTCATCTTCTTTCACAAATGATATAGCAATTCCCTTTTTATCTTTTCTTCCTGTTCTTCCAATTCGGTGTATATATATTTCTGGAACCATGGGCAAATCAAAATTGAATACATGCGTAACCTCTGCCACATCAATACCACGGGCTATGATATCGGTTGCAATCAATGCCCTGCACGAGCCAGTTTGGAAATCATTAACCACAGCGAATCTATGGTTTTGCGATTTGTTAGAATGTATTACAGCAATATTGTTTATAGAGTTTGATAAATACTCATATACCAAATCAGCCAAATGTTTGGTAGATACAAATACCAATACCTTGCTCATGTCGGCATTTTCATCCAATAATAATTTGAGTAAATTTATTTTGGTATGGAAGTTTGGAACTGGATAATAAGTTTGTGATATATTTACTAAAGGCGTTCCAATAGGAGTGGCTTCTACTTTTTCTAGATTGGGAAAGTATATATCAATCAATGCTTCCACATCTTCATTCAACGTAGCGGAGAACATCAGGTTCTGTCGACGTTCAGGTATACTATCAAATATAATTTTTATCTGTGTTCTAAAACCCAAATTGAGCATTTCATCAAACTCATCTATCACCAGTTTTTTTATATTTTTGGTACGCAAATTTCCAGTTGCAATTAAATCAACAATGCGTCCTGGTGTTCCAACTAATATATCCAATCCTGCAGAAACTTCTGCTATTTGTGGTTTTAAATTCACCCCGCCAAAAACACCAACTGCGGTTAGCGATAAATATTTTGTGAGCTTATTAACCTCATCTAAAACTTGTATCACCAATTCTCTGGTAGGCACAAGTATCATCAACCTCGGATTTCTGTCTTTGGAATATTCCAATTGACGCAAACAGGGCAATAGATATGCATAAGTTTTTCCTGTTCCTGTTTGTGCAATCCCACACACATCCTTGCCCGACATTACTGCTGAGAACACCTTTTCTTGTATAGCAGTGGGCGTGGTCATACTCATGTCAGCAAGAGCGTTGAGGAGTTGTTTGTTGAGGTTTAATTCGGAGAAAGTCATGATATGTTGCAAAGATAGGGGAGAAGGGAGGAATAAGGAATAAAGAGTAAGTGCCAAGCGGCGTCAGCTCTGTACCCCCTTGATCGGTCATTCGCCGCGGCGAATGTGATTTGTTCGGCCTCCTATAGCGTTTCTAACGCGATACAAACAAAACTCCTATCCCGCGTCAGCACTTACCCCTAAGTACTATAACAATCTCCTCCCTCCCCTCCAATACTATAATTATATAACCGCTTTCTTTCGTTTTGTTGTCGCTATTTTAGATTATCTTTTCTTACGTTGTTCTTTGCGTGTTTTAATATAAGCACTAAACTCTTTTCGTTCTTTTTCTGTCCATGGTTTGTCCAAAACATAGAAGTTAACATTTTGTGGTTCTCTTACTAATTCCATTGTTGGAGTTTATATCATCAAAGATACAAAAAAAATATCTTTTTCATTCTAGTTTTTTGTACCAAAAACTCCCATCACGCGTCAACTCCTAACCCCTAAATACTCCCCCAATTAGGCATTCGCCACGGCGAATGTTCGGATTCAATTAGCGTTGCTAACTTGACAGCGTATTAATATAATAATTTTCGTATTACAATACTTTTTTAAATCGGAAGACCTTTACTGCTTGTTTGTTTGCACTTTAAATTCTTATTTCTTCACTGCATACAAACCATAACCTATGGGGAAATTATCCATTCTGCCAAATATTTTACCAAATAATAAAACAACAAGGGCAAGCATTTTATATATAGTATAACGCAGATTCCATTTTGTCTTTGGTCTTGACAAGTTTTCAATCATCGTTGAAAAAGTTTCGCCTAAATGGCAAAAATCTTTTATTTCAAATTCATCGCCAAAATATCTTATATAGGTATCTTTTGATACCCTCCAATAATCAACTTTATCGTGAATAGGGTAGGAGAACGGTATAACTAACAATAGCTTACCTCCAGGTTTAAGGGTTCGTTTAATTTCTTTAAATGCTTTATCAATTTCGTATATATGTTCAAGCACCGAAAGGCATATATATGCCTCTTGCGAGTTATCAGCAAAATCGATATTTGTGGCATCTAGTATTTTATCGCAATCACCACCAATATTTGTGTTGAGGTATGACTTGCTCTTTGTAAAAAAGCTTGAATGATTATATTGTTTTTCCGAACCAATCTCTACAATATTGCAGTCAAAATCATTGCTGTGTTTTATAAGAAAACTGTTTTGATAATGTCTAAAAAAAGAAACTTTTTTAGAAAAGAAAATTTTTAAATTTAAATCATCTATCAATGATTCTGGTAGTGTATTTTTACCTGACATATTTTTATTTTTAAATAATAGATATATTTTATGCGACCTAATAAAAATGTTCGTTGTAATAATTTGAATACAAACAATTTGAGTTTTGAAGCAATTAGGCAAAGGTAGGTTTATCTTTTTGAATATCAAAAAAAATATGTTTTCGTATGAATTAAAGGGAAAGGAATAAGCGATAAGGAGTACTAATCCGCAAGTTCTAACTCCTTATTCCTTAACCCTTAGCACTAACATTAACTCCTCCCTCATATCTAATACTATAATACCCCCAATACACAGTAACAGATAAAACCATATAATAGGTTTTGGTTTTTCGTTTCCTGCAATGGTATTGAAGAGCATAATGACTATAGGCAAATTGGCAAATATTGTTTGTGCTTCGGCAACGGGGAGGTAAGCAAGAACGGCTATGCTAAAGCTTACGCCCAATACGGGACCAGAGATAGTACCTATAATAATATATATAATGCCTTTGGGGTTTTGTATAAAAGGTGCAAGTGGAAATATATTAAACTTACCACGAGAAGCATCGGAAAATATGATAATAAGCGTAGCACAAAACATACGTATAAGTCCTATAGTGTAAGGCTGTGGCATGTTAATGGGGTCGATTTCCCGGCCCATTTGTGTGATGGCGAGTCCCAAGCCTTGGCAGATGGCAGAGATGAGTGCATATATAAATCCTGCTTTTATAAGTTGTGCTTTATTTGCAGTATTCGTTTTGCTTGCAATTACGAGTATAATACCTCCAATTGTAATTGTCATTCCCAACCAACCTATTATATTAATATTTTGCCCACTTAGCATATAAGCCGCAACAGCACCAACCAATGGTGATGCACAACTGATAAGTGTTGTATACGTAGAACCAATAGCACGAAATGCTTTAAATACAAAGTAATCTCCGATAGCCAATCCTACAATTCCCGATAAGCCAAAATAAAACCAATGGGAGTTTTTGAGTAGTGCAAATTCAGTTATTATATCCGAACCATTATACAAAAATATAAAAAAAGAAAATATAAATAGTAATAAAGTGGCTAACGCCAATCTTGATTTATTAACCAATGCAGGTTCATATATTTTAGATGCTTTGGTAAAAGCTAGTACAGCAGTGCTCCTGCACACTACCGTGAGCAGAGCATATATAATACCCATGTTAACGAAGTCTGTCTGCTGAGCGAACCAATGCTTCGTCGCGGTTGATGCCAGCTACGGTGAAATAGTTGAGGACTAGCATCAATATCATTAAAGCAATATTAATCCAGCTAAGCGTGGTAATTTCCAATACATCAATATTCTGAATACCCATCCATATTTTTATAATAGATAATATAAAAAGTATGATAAATAAATAATTCAGAAAGCAGTTACCGCGTTGCAATTTTCGGTTACGAAATTGGAATATGCCCACGAAAGAAAGCAATAAACTGGTGCAAATTGTAATAAGTGGGAACAAAAAAGTATCATTCACAATTAAGGAACCACCATCAACCCTCATGGTGAGGTCGGTTGCCGTTATGCATTGTATATAAGCATGTCCTTTAAAAATATAATTGAGTTGTATAATGGGCATCGTTGCAAAATAGGAAGCCAATAGGAAATTGATGAATAAATAGAGGTGTTGGATACGTTGGATCATTTTACAATTTATAATTAAACGTCATTCTGAGTGGGCTTCCCACGAAGAATCTGTCGGGGTCGAATACAAATTAGGTCTCCGCTTGATGAGATTCTTCGGTTGTGCCTCCCTCAGAATGACGTTGGGATTTCACACTGCGAAGATGAACACAGAACTTCAAATATTTTGCATTGGCTGTGAAAAAACTTTTAATTTTGTTAAGAAACATGGCTAATTAAATAGTTAACTTTGTTCCCATCATAAGTCATGATAAAAACCTCCACCATCGATCAGATAATCAACACCGTTCGTATTGACGAAGTAGTGGGAGAATTTGTATCGCTCAAAAAACGCGGGGTGAATTATGTAGCCTGCTGTCCTTTCCACAACGAAAAATCTCCGTCATTCACAGTATCGCCCACTAAAGGTTTATATAAATGTTTTGGATGTGGCAAAGCGGGGAACTCGGTTCATTTTATTATGGAGCATGAGAGCATGAGCTATCCGGAAGCTCTCCGATTTTTGGCTCAAAAGTATAATATAGAAATTGAAGAAGATAAGAATATTGATGCCGACCAAGTAAGGCTTGAGAACAAGGAACGTGAATCATTACTTGTGGCTATAGACTGGAGCAGCAAGTATTTCGAAAAAACTTTATTTGACAATGAGGAAGGCCAAAATATAGGACTCAGCTATTTTGAAGAGCGTGGCTACCGACATGATACTATGCACAAATTTGGATTGGGTTATTGCCTGAACCAATGGGATGGATTTATTAATGCAGCCACTACAGCAGGTTATAAAACAGAATACCTCGAAAAGGGTGGACTTATTAAGCAACGCGAAGACGGAACATGGTTCGACTTTTTTAAAGGACGGGTGATGTTCCCTATCCATAACCTTACGGGGAAAGTGATAGGTTTTGGAGGCAGGGTATTAGAAAAAAATGCAAAGACTGCCAAATATTTAAACAGTCCCGAGAGCGATGTATATCATAAAAGTGATGTATTATATGGAATTTATTTCGCCAAAAAAGCCATTAAGGAACATGATAATTGTTATTTGGTGGAAGGGTATACTGATGTGGTAACACTGCACCAAGGTGGGGTTGAGAATGTAGTTGCATCATCGGGCACCTCGTTAACTGAGGGACAAATAAAATTAATCAAACGTTTTACAGATAATGTCACAGTTTTATATGATGGCGATTTTGCAGGTATCAAAGCTTCGTTACGGGGAATTGATATGTTGCTTGAGAATGGTTTGAATGTGAATGTAGTTGCTTTTCCTGAAGGAGAGGATCCAGATTCATATTGCAAAACTTTGGGCGGCGAAGCATTTGCAGCATTTTTAAAAAAGAACAAAAAAGACTTCATCACTTTCAAATCCGATTTATTATTAAAAGATGCAGAAGGCCCGATAGGCAAAGCAGAGGTGATGCGGAATGTGGCTGAGAGTGTGGCCAAGATTGCCGACAGTTTAAAGCGTGAAGTATATATAAAAGAACTTTCCAGCATCTTCGATTTGGGTGCTGAAATATTTACGGGTGAAATAGCCCGCATTCGGCGACAAAAGAGAGAAAATACAGATCCTGGATTTAAGGAAGCTACTTCAGGAGTCAAAGAAAAAAAGTCTATACAAATTCAAAAAGATATTTTTGACTATTGGCAGGAACGTGACTTAGTAAGAGTATTATTATTATTTGGCGATATGGAAATGAACGAGGGGCAAACTGTTGCCGAATTTGTATTTTTAGAATTGGAAAATAATGGTATTGAATTGGAAGATAATTTGAGCAAGACAATTTGTGAATATTATGATACTTTAAAAGGACAAGGAAAAGTACCCAATACCAATCATTTTGTGAACCATCCCGATCCTTCCATTTCACAATTTACAGTAACGGCTCTCACAGAAAAATATTTGGCAAGCCCGCATTGGTTCGAAAGATA
Coding sequences:
- a CDS encoding carboxypeptidase regulatory-like domain-containing protein gives rise to the protein MKKLILLLIIIIIKAHYIYAQTGAIFGQVMETGTTKMPVAAVQINVKGTAKTTKTDSLGMYEIGNLKAGEYTLEFVLSGYEKIIYNDLKVTANERLKQDVEMAPIVVTMDQEVKVIGKRKLIDIEKPQSGGYVSQEQLELSPVRSVEKIINTQAGVMNSPAGINIRGGRSYETGFLVDGVSATDPLSGTGFGLDLGSNSVQDIEVTTGGIGADVGDATAGVVSTKLKSGGDKTEIFAQYKRDNFGNYKTWNSVFNQQSLEMNYGGSIKIKKAMNGSKAKKLRFYTAGKIAFTDEYTRNPANQVISSLYPNTKWTPYQDNRWSGMVKLNYDFNPKLKLSFSYVRSLTVNQDINMLRVTGNDVGFNPGYQYIFSKQMDNANTFTHDSYLAIVTLQHTPTRKFTHKTTFSRLFVKLRADANGREWRPDVVNTQMDPDNIVTFPVTYFSKNDSLNFVNPTSGLYNNNGIATLWHSHYVEEYVFRWNGTYYSNKFNRVNFGTEMKFQELQWIDVNRPWVGAPIQLANGQYTQSFRLGDNSDIWKVNVQRGGFFVTDKIKYKGLIADLGLRFEYWAPGKYVDAAIANPNAPILEQVRQDYIKSTVKLFDRRYKFRMLPRIAASFPIRDKQMLYFNYGHTTILPHPSYIYAGLNPLYTDRSTIARLGNPNLNPEVDISYEIGLRSEITSNDALNVSAYMKDKYDFVTSASVLIPDATGRMVSRTLRINSDYARMRGIEVTYIKRIKNRLVGQASISYMIATGQSSSANEALKELLATGAREDTKEFYLAWDRPIDAKMNLTYKVADKKGLWNNRFNRFALYAEMNYRSGRRYTPYISQGNEPITNRPIFVQDPNPDAKFSKLGTSWFWIDMNFRKWWTVKKTQIAFTFEITNILNNRNATIINPVTGTAYKSGQNVPTEWQDPRYIDPRDPRSSGLPPLDPSRYSEQRHYMVGVLVKF
- a CDS encoding DEAD/DEAH box helicase; the encoded protein is MTFSELNLNKQLLNALADMSMTTPTAIQEKVFSAVMSGKDVCGIAQTGTGKTYAYLLPCLRQLEYSKDRNPRLMILVPTRELVIQVLDEVNKLTKYLSLTAVGVFGGVNLKPQIAEVSAGLDILVGTPGRIVDLIATGNLRTKNIKKLVIDEFDEMLNLGFRTQIKIIFDSIPERRQNLMFSATLNEDVEALIDIYFPNLEKVEATPIGTPLVNISQTYYPVPNFHTKINLLKLLLDENADMSKVLVFVSTKHLADLVYEYLSNSINNIAVIHSNKSQNHRFAVVNDFQTGSCRALIATDIIARGIDVAEVTHVFNFDLPMVPEIYIHRIGRTGRKDKKGIAISFVKEDELENLEAIQKLMNYDIPQLSVPENLEISDKIIREEEPVVKMKTIKLKKSTQHVPGPAFHEKSAKNSKVNVRRPRKKR
- a CDS encoding class I SAM-dependent methyltransferase, translating into MSGKNTLPESLIDDLNLKIFFSKKVSFFRHYQNSFLIKHSNDFDCNIVEIGSEKQYNHSSFFTKSKSYLNTNIGGDCDKILDATNIDFADNSQEAYICLSVLEHIYEIDKAFKEIKRTLKPGGKLLLVIPFSYPIHDKVDYWRVSKDTYIRYFGDEFEIKDFCHLGETFSTMIENLSRPKTKWNLRYTIYKMLALVVLLFGKIFGRMDNFPIGYGLYAVKK
- a CDS encoding EamA family transporter, with product MGIIYALLTVVCRSTAVLAFTKASKIYEPALVNKSRLALATLLLFIFSFFIFLYNGSDIITEFALLKNSHWFYFGLSGIVGLAIGDYFVFKAFRAIGSTYTTLISCASPLVGAVAAYMLSGQNINIIGWLGMTITIGGIILVIASKTNTANKAQLIKAGFIYALISAICQGLGLAITQMGREIDPINMPQPYTIGLIRMFCATLIIIFSDASRGKFNIFPLAPFIQNPKGIIYIIIGTISGPVLGVSFSIAVLAYLPVAEAQTIFANLPIVIMLFNTIAGNEKPKPIIWFYLLLCIGGIIVLDMREELMLVLRVKE
- a CDS encoding DUF4293 family protein; the protein is MIQRIQHLYLFINFLLASYFATMPIIQLNYIFKGHAYIQCITATDLTMRVDGGSLIVNDTFLFPLITICTSLLLSFVGIFQFRNRKLQRGNCFLNYLFIILFILSIIKIWMGIQNIDVLEITTLSWINIALMILMLVLNYFTVAGINRDEALVRSADRLR
- the dnaG gene encoding DNA primase — protein: MIKTSTIDQIINTVRIDEVVGEFVSLKKRGVNYVACCPFHNEKSPSFTVSPTKGLYKCFGCGKAGNSVHFIMEHESMSYPEALRFLAQKYNIEIEEDKNIDADQVRLENKERESLLVAIDWSSKYFEKTLFDNEEGQNIGLSYFEERGYRHDTMHKFGLGYCLNQWDGFINAATTAGYKTEYLEKGGLIKQREDGTWFDFFKGRVMFPIHNLTGKVIGFGGRVLEKNAKTAKYLNSPESDVYHKSDVLYGIYFAKKAIKEHDNCYLVEGYTDVVTLHQGGVENVVASSGTSLTEGQIKLIKRFTDNVTVLYDGDFAGIKASLRGIDMLLENGLNVNVVAFPEGEDPDSYCKTLGGEAFAAFLKKNKKDFITFKSDLLLKDAEGPIGKAEVMRNVAESVAKIADSLKREVYIKELSSIFDLGAEIFTGEIARIRRQKRENTDPGFKEATSGVKEKKSIQIQKDIFDYWQERDLVRVLLLFGDMEMNEGQTVAEFVFLELENNGIELEDNLSKTICEYYDTLKGQGKVPNTNHFVNHPDPSISQFTVTALTEKYLASPHWFERYEIQVKSQEQNYLQDVVSAINRLKLRKTDKLMEIISDMIKNPKDDEEQELNIKAQQEILEMRKALSKTIGSVVIR